From a single Theropithecus gelada isolate Dixy chromosome 10, Tgel_1.0, whole genome shotgun sequence genomic region:
- the SGSM3 gene encoding small G protein signaling modulator 3 isoform X1 codes for MSGSHTPSACGPFSALTPSIWPQEILAKYTQKEESAEQPDFYYDEFGFRVYKEEGGEPGSGLLASSPLLEDAPQRLRWQAHLEFTHNHDVGDLTWDKIAVSLPRSEKLRSLVLAGIPHGMRPQLWMRLSGALQKKRNSELSYREIVKNSSNDETLAAKQIEKDLLRTMPSNACFASMGSIGVPRLRRVLRALAWLYPEIGYCQGTGMVAACLLLFLEEEDTFWMMCAIIEDLLPASYFSTTLLGVQTDQRVLRHLIVQYLPRLDKLLQEHDIELSLITLHWFLTAFASVVDIKLLLRIWDLFFYEGSRVLFQLTLGMLHLKEEELIQSENSASIFNTLSDIPSQMEDAELLLGVAMRLAGSLTDVAVETQRRKHLAYLIADQGQLLGTGTLTNLSQVVRRRTQRRKSTITALLFGEDDLEALKAKNIKQTELVADLREAILRVARHFQCADPKNCSVELTPDYSMESHQRDHENYVACSRGHRRRAKALLDFERHDDDELGFRKNDIITIVSQKDEHCWVGELNGLRGWFPAKFVEVLDERSKEYSIAGDDSVTEGVTDLVRGTLCPALKALFEHGLKKPSLLGGACHPWLFIEEAAGREVERDFASVYSRLVLCKTFRLDEDGKVLTPEELLYRAVQSVNVSHDAVHAQMDVKLRSLICVGLNEQVLHLWLEVLCSSLPTVEKWYQPWSFLRSPGWVQIKCELRVLCCFAFSLSQDWELPAKREAQQPLKEGVRDMLVKHHLFSWDVDG; via the exons ATGTCAG GAAGCCATACACCTTCTGCCTGTGGCCCTTTCTCAGCCCTGACTCCGAGCATATGGCCCCAGGAGATCCTGGCCAAGTATACACAG AAGGAAGAGTCAGCAGAGCAACCAGATTTCTACTACGATGAGTTTGGTTTCCGTGTGTACAAGGAAG AAGGTGGTGAGCCTGGCTCTGGTCTGCTGGCGAGCTCCCCACTGCTGGAGGATGCTCCACAGAGGCTGCGGTGGCAGGCCCACCTGGAGTTCACCCATAACCACGATGTGGGGGATCTCACCTGGGACAAGATTGCAGTCTCTCTGCCCCGCTCCGAGAAGCTCCGTTCCCTGGTGCTGGCCGGCATCCCACATGGCATGAGGCCACAG CTGTGGATGCGGCTCTCTGGGGCCCTGCAGAAGAAGAGGAACTCCGAGCTGTCCTACCGCGAGATTGTGAAGAACAGCTCCAATGATGAGACCCTTGCTGCCAAGCAG ATTGAGAAGGACCTGCTGCGCACCATGCCCAGCAACGCCTGCTTCGCCAGCATGGGCAGCATCGGGGTGCCCCGCCTGCGCAGGGTGCTCCGGGCCCTGGCCTGGCTCTACCCAGAGATCGGCTACTGCCAGGGCACTGGTATG GTGGCTGCCTGCCTCCTGCtgttcctggaggaggaggacacCTTCTGGATGATGTGCGCCATCATCGAGGACCTGCTCCCCGCCTCCTACTTCAGCACCACCCTGCTGGGCGTCCAGACTGACCAGCGGGTCCTGCGCCACCTCATTGTCCAGTACCTGCCTCGCCTGGACAAGCTGCTCCAGGAGCATGACATCG AGCTGTCCCTGATCACACTGCACTGGTTCCTCACGGCCTTCGCCAGCGTGGTGGACATCAAGCTGCTTCTGCGCATCTGGGACCTGTTTTTCTATGAGGGCTCCCGGGTGCTGTTCCAGCTCACGCTGGGCATGCTGCACCTCAAG GAAGAAGAGCTGATCCAGTCAGAGAACTCAGCCTCCATCTTCAACACGCTATCGGATATCCCATCGCAGATGGAGGACGCGGAGCTGCTTCTGGGGGTGGCCATGCGGCTGGCCGGCTCCCTCACCGACGTGGCTGTGGAGACTCAGCGCCGCAAGCACCTGGCCTATCTCATTGCAGACCAGGGTCAGCTCCTGGGGACCGGCACCCTCACCAACCTCTCTCAG GTTGTTCGCCGCAGGACCCAGCGGAGGAAGTCCACCATCACTGCTCTGCTCTTCG GGGAGGATGACCTGGAGGCACTCAAGGCCAAGAACATCAAGCAGACGGAACTGGTGGCTGACCTCCGGGAAGCCATCCTGCGCGTGGCGCGTCACTTCCAGTGCGCAGACCCCAAAAACTGCAGCGTG GAGCTGACTCCAGACTACAGCATGGAGAGCCACCAGCGGGACCACGAGAACTACGTGGCATGTTCACGCGGCCACCGGCGCCGAGCCAAGGCCCTGCTGGACTTCGAGCGGCACGACGACGACGAGCTGGGCTTCCGCAAGAACGACATCATCACA ATCGTGTCTCAGAAGGACGAGCACTGCTGGGTGGGGGAGCTCAACGGCCTGAGAG GCTGGTTTCCAGCCAAGTTTGTGGAAGTCCTGGATGAGCGCAGCAAAGAG TATTCCATCGCGGGGGACGACTCAGTGACGGAGGGGGTCACAGACCTCGTGCGAGGGACCCTCTGCCCGGCCCTTAAGGCCCTGTTCGAACATGGACTGAAGAAGCCATCCCTGCTTGGGGGCGCCTGCCACCCCTGGCTGTTTATAGAGGAG GCTGCAGGCCGGGAGGTCGAGAGAGATTTTGCCTCCGTGTATTCCCGCCTGGTGCTCTGTAAGACCTTCAG GTTGGACGAAGATGGCAAGGTCCTGACCCCGGAGGAGCTGCTCTACCGG GCTGTGCAGTCCGTGAACGTGAGCCACGATGCAGTGCACGCACAAATGGACGTGAAGCTCCGCTCACTGATCTGCGTGGGGCTCAA TGAGCAGGTGCTGCACCTGTGGCTGGAGGTGCTCTGCTCCAGCCTGCCTACCGTGGAGAAGTGGTACCAGCCCTGGTCCTTCCTGCGCAGCCCGGGCTGGGTCCAGATCAAGTGTGAGCTCCG AGTCCTCTGCTGCTTTGCCTTCAGCCTCTCCCAGGACTGGGAACTCCCTGCGAAGAGAGAG GCGCAGCAGCCCCTGAAGGAGGGCGTCCGGGACATGCTGGTGAAGCACCATCTCTTCAGCTGGGATGTGGATGGGTga
- the SGSM3 gene encoding small G protein signaling modulator 3 isoform X2 produces MSLVSVCTRKRLRWQAHLEFTHNHDVGDLTWDKIAVSLPRSEKLRSLVLAGIPHGMRPQLWMRLSGALQKKRNSELSYREIVKNSSNDETLAAKQIEKDLLRTMPSNACFASMGSIGVPRLRRVLRALAWLYPEIGYCQGTGMVAACLLLFLEEEDTFWMMCAIIEDLLPASYFSTTLLGVQTDQRVLRHLIVQYLPRLDKLLQEHDIELSLITLHWFLTAFASVVDIKLLLRIWDLFFYEGSRVLFQLTLGMLHLKEEELIQSENSASIFNTLSDIPSQMEDAELLLGVAMRLAGSLTDVAVETQRRKHLAYLIADQGQLLGTGTLTNLSQVVRRRTQRRKSTITALLFGEDDLEALKAKNIKQTELVADLREAILRVARHFQCADPKNCSVELTPDYSMESHQRDHENYVACSRGHRRRAKALLDFERHDDDELGFRKNDIITIVSQKDEHCWVGELNGLRGWFPAKFVEVLDERSKEALFEHGLKKPSLLGGACHPWLFIEEAAGREVERDFASVYSRLVLCKTFRLDEDGKVLTPEELLYRAVQSVNVSHDAVHAQMDVKLRSLICVGLNEQVLHLWLEVLCSSLPTVEKWYQPWSFLRSPGWVQIKCELRVLCCFAFSLSQDWELPAKREAQQPLKEGVRDMLVKHHLFSWDVDG; encoded by the exons ATGAGTTTGGTTTCCGTGTGTACAAGGAAG AGGCTGCGGTGGCAGGCCCACCTGGAGTTCACCCATAACCACGATGTGGGGGATCTCACCTGGGACAAGATTGCAGTCTCTCTGCCCCGCTCCGAGAAGCTCCGTTCCCTGGTGCTGGCCGGCATCCCACATGGCATGAGGCCACAG CTGTGGATGCGGCTCTCTGGGGCCCTGCAGAAGAAGAGGAACTCCGAGCTGTCCTACCGCGAGATTGTGAAGAACAGCTCCAATGATGAGACCCTTGCTGCCAAGCAG ATTGAGAAGGACCTGCTGCGCACCATGCCCAGCAACGCCTGCTTCGCCAGCATGGGCAGCATCGGGGTGCCCCGCCTGCGCAGGGTGCTCCGGGCCCTGGCCTGGCTCTACCCAGAGATCGGCTACTGCCAGGGCACTGGTATG GTGGCTGCCTGCCTCCTGCtgttcctggaggaggaggacacCTTCTGGATGATGTGCGCCATCATCGAGGACCTGCTCCCCGCCTCCTACTTCAGCACCACCCTGCTGGGCGTCCAGACTGACCAGCGGGTCCTGCGCCACCTCATTGTCCAGTACCTGCCTCGCCTGGACAAGCTGCTCCAGGAGCATGACATCG AGCTGTCCCTGATCACACTGCACTGGTTCCTCACGGCCTTCGCCAGCGTGGTGGACATCAAGCTGCTTCTGCGCATCTGGGACCTGTTTTTCTATGAGGGCTCCCGGGTGCTGTTCCAGCTCACGCTGGGCATGCTGCACCTCAAG GAAGAAGAGCTGATCCAGTCAGAGAACTCAGCCTCCATCTTCAACACGCTATCGGATATCCCATCGCAGATGGAGGACGCGGAGCTGCTTCTGGGGGTGGCCATGCGGCTGGCCGGCTCCCTCACCGACGTGGCTGTGGAGACTCAGCGCCGCAAGCACCTGGCCTATCTCATTGCAGACCAGGGTCAGCTCCTGGGGACCGGCACCCTCACCAACCTCTCTCAG GTTGTTCGCCGCAGGACCCAGCGGAGGAAGTCCACCATCACTGCTCTGCTCTTCG GGGAGGATGACCTGGAGGCACTCAAGGCCAAGAACATCAAGCAGACGGAACTGGTGGCTGACCTCCGGGAAGCCATCCTGCGCGTGGCGCGTCACTTCCAGTGCGCAGACCCCAAAAACTGCAGCGTG GAGCTGACTCCAGACTACAGCATGGAGAGCCACCAGCGGGACCACGAGAACTACGTGGCATGTTCACGCGGCCACCGGCGCCGAGCCAAGGCCCTGCTGGACTTCGAGCGGCACGACGACGACGAGCTGGGCTTCCGCAAGAACGACATCATCACA ATCGTGTCTCAGAAGGACGAGCACTGCTGGGTGGGGGAGCTCAACGGCCTGAGAG GCTGGTTTCCAGCCAAGTTTGTGGAAGTCCTGGATGAGCGCAGCAAAGAG GCCCTGTTCGAACATGGACTGAAGAAGCCATCCCTGCTTGGGGGCGCCTGCCACCCCTGGCTGTTTATAGAGGAG GCTGCAGGCCGGGAGGTCGAGAGAGATTTTGCCTCCGTGTATTCCCGCCTGGTGCTCTGTAAGACCTTCAG GTTGGACGAAGATGGCAAGGTCCTGACCCCGGAGGAGCTGCTCTACCGG GCTGTGCAGTCCGTGAACGTGAGCCACGATGCAGTGCACGCACAAATGGACGTGAAGCTCCGCTCACTGATCTGCGTGGGGCTCAA TGAGCAGGTGCTGCACCTGTGGCTGGAGGTGCTCTGCTCCAGCCTGCCTACCGTGGAGAAGTGGTACCAGCCCTGGTCCTTCCTGCGCAGCCCGGGCTGGGTCCAGATCAAGTGTGAGCTCCG AGTCCTCTGCTGCTTTGCCTTCAGCCTCTCCCAGGACTGGGAACTCCCTGCGAAGAGAGAG GCGCAGCAGCCCCTGAAGGAGGGCGTCCGGGACATGCTGGTGAAGCACCATCTCTTCAGCTGGGATGTGGATGGGTga